A region from the Thermoplasmatales archaeon genome encodes:
- a CDS encoding flagellar assembly protein J produces MKNSRELIVYGSFGFVVILLIVGVILRIHYFDILINPIAAIAILLIGALTPYGFYKYVQRQTITEMERRLPDLLRDIAEYSNFGLPVSQALARAGNNDYGHLSQLVKAISLKIEAGTPVEEAVLSSENTVDSKVIKRAFTVLRKATESGNNVSEVLRLISEFTGEIEVIRESRISEMKNFVLVMYVAFAVFFFVVLAIDLAFIPKVGEANFSPLGFDSQTVSASLIKRIFSGGIIVQGGSTGLMSGILKDGTFGTGAFFTGITLLVTVIALGIFGVL; encoded by the coding sequence TTGAAGAACAGCCGGGAATTGATCGTTTACGGTTCATTCGGTTTTGTTGTAATTCTTCTCATTGTGGGTGTAATACTTAGGATTCACTACTTCGACATCCTGATAAACCCGATTGCAGCTATTGCAATTCTGCTGATCGGGGCGCTGACTCCATATGGATTCTATAAGTATGTGCAGAGGCAGACGATTACGGAAATGGAGCGGAGACTACCTGATCTACTGAGGGACATTGCAGAGTATTCAAATTTTGGATTGCCGGTATCACAGGCTCTGGCTCGAGCAGGTAACAATGACTATGGACATCTTTCGCAACTCGTAAAAGCCATTTCACTAAAGATAGAAGCGGGAACTCCGGTAGAAGAGGCTGTTCTATCATCTGAGAATACGGTAGATTCCAAGGTTATCAAGAGGGCATTCACGGTACTCAGGAAGGCAACAGAATCCGGGAATAATGTGTCAGAAGTACTCAGGTTGATCTCAGAGTTCACTGGTGAGATAGAAGTCATAAGAGAAAGCAGGATCTCTGAGATGAAGAACTTTGTTCTTGTCATGTATGTGGCTTTTGCAGTATTCTTTTTTGTGGTGCTGGCAATTGATTTGGCATTTATTCCAAAGGTCGGCGAGGCCAATTTCTCCCCTCTTGGATTCGATTCCCAGACAGTCAGCGCTTCACTTATAAAGAGGATATTCAGCGGAGGCATCATTGTTCAAGGAGGAAGCACCGGGCTAATGTCCGGAATCCTCAAGGATGGAACTTTCGGCACCGGAGCTTTCTTCACAGGAATAACGCTTCTTGTCACTGTTATAGCTCTTGGAATTTTCGGGGTGCTTTGA
- a CDS encoding type IV secretion system ATPase VirB11 encodes MDITNPDLVKIERGDDDLSFREIEPGKVYSRILIDRDSGRIVYELIEPQMEQRLQTVYSKYVKQYMNSGNRSVINISLESGSENGKKPLPTDIYLDQRDADVVRYYVERDVSRYGRITGLLLDPDVEDISCEGAMKKIYVFTKEYGYIATNVIFNDDNDLNFFIRKIVQDSGKNISIADPIVDSTLSDGSRIQASIGNYVTASGPAFSIRKFRKEPFTPLDLIRLGTASAEIFAYLWLCIEYGSNIMVTGGTASGKTVMLNSILLFIPQNLKIITIEDTRELRLPHENWLSLVSREGIGKNYPVTGKRTGEIDMFDLLTASLRHRPNYIVIGEVRGREAFTIFQAMSTGRYGLATFHAEDISTLIHRLESKPINIPRSLIGSLDAAIVMGNFVFKGETKRRVKAVSEIMDVDSHHGEMTVNNVYSINTDDTFKSSEFSYLLAKIGNRYGIEVGVMDSLTMSERKRMNTRPLMVEGFLSLRGNMSRSDFRISKAFSTRSLSR; translated from the coding sequence TTGGACATCACTAATCCTGACCTTGTTAAAATTGAGAGAGGAGACGATGACCTGTCATTTCGTGAGATCGAACCCGGAAAAGTGTATTCCAGGATCCTGATAGACCGGGATTCAGGTAGAATTGTATACGAACTCATTGAACCACAAATGGAGCAGAGGCTTCAAACGGTGTACAGTAAATATGTAAAGCAGTACATGAATAGTGGAAACCGATCAGTGATCAATATAAGCCTGGAATCAGGCAGTGAAAACGGGAAAAAACCTTTGCCAACGGACATATATCTGGATCAACGCGACGCTGATGTTGTCAGATATTATGTGGAAAGGGACGTTTCAAGATATGGCAGAATAACAGGTTTGCTTCTTGACCCGGATGTTGAGGATATTTCATGCGAAGGTGCAATGAAAAAAATATACGTTTTCACGAAGGAATATGGGTACATTGCTACGAACGTAATTTTCAATGATGACAATGATCTTAATTTCTTTATCAGGAAGATAGTCCAGGATTCAGGGAAGAATATATCAATCGCAGACCCTATTGTTGACAGCACGTTATCTGATGGATCAAGAATACAGGCTTCCATTGGAAACTACGTCACGGCTTCGGGGCCTGCGTTTTCAATACGAAAATTCAGGAAAGAGCCATTCACGCCACTTGACCTTATACGGCTCGGTACCGCATCTGCTGAAATTTTTGCTTATCTCTGGCTCTGCATAGAATATGGAAGCAATATAATGGTGACTGGAGGAACTGCATCCGGCAAGACAGTCATGCTAAACTCAATCCTACTCTTCATACCGCAGAACCTGAAGATCATAACAATTGAGGATACCCGTGAATTAAGACTCCCTCACGAAAACTGGCTTTCACTTGTATCCAGGGAGGGGATCGGTAAAAACTACCCAGTTACAGGTAAAAGAACCGGCGAAATAGACATGTTTGATCTCTTAACCGCCTCACTCAGGCACAGACCAAATTACATCGTGATAGGTGAAGTGAGGGGGAGAGAGGCTTTCACCATATTCCAGGCCATGTCTACCGGAAGGTATGGGTTGGCAACATTTCATGCAGAAGATATCAGCACACTTATACACCGCCTTGAGTCAAAGCCTATAAACATCCCAAGAAGCCTCATCGGGTCTCTTGACGCAGCAATCGTTATGGGCAACTTCGTTTTCAAGGGTGAAACGAAGAGGCGTGTCAAGGCAGTTTCGGAGATTATGGACGTTGACAGCCACCATGGGGAAATGACAGTCAACAACGTGTACTCCATAAACACAGACGACACGTTCAAGTCCTCGGAATTCAGCTATTTACTGGCGAAAATAGGTAACAGGTATGGGATAGAAGTTGGGGTCATGGACAGCCTCACGATGAGTGAGAGGAAAAGGATGAACACAAGGCCCCTTATGGTGGAAGGTTTCCTCTCCCTGAGAGGAAATATGTCCAGATCTGATTTCAGGATCTCAAAGGCTTTCTCCACACGATCCTTGTCCCGATAG
- a CDS encoding Transposase gives MKAESSLLYDITTIASYSGNSMFEYGHAKDHGDLPQINLSLVMERRRSLPILFEIYPGSIVDVSTLRVTVERIRNLVTGVVIILDRGFFSLDNLKVLHEHEYIISATYSRKEVKHVFSAGMRRLDSADNTILYSGRPIFAMHVDFTIDGLGLEGYLYHDLDLEARERTNFHRHIREVMDTIEKTKPKEKKPAQIAQVRSMAGEYYRYIRTTVKDGKYHAQARNNAISQRENRMGRFMLVYRGNTVQLSALISIGTRIVWRKPLRS, from the coding sequence ATGAAGGCGGAATCCTCTCTCCTGTACGATATAACGACCATTGCATCGTATTCCGGAAACAGCATGTTCGAGTATGGTCATGCAAAGGATCATGGCGATCTTCCCCAGATCAATCTATCCCTTGTAATGGAGAGGAGAAGATCCCTGCCCATACTGTTCGAGATATACCCGGGGAGTATTGTGGATGTTTCCACCCTAAGGGTAACAGTGGAAAGGATCAGGAATCTCGTCACCGGAGTTGTGATCATCCTTGACCGCGGCTTCTTCTCCCTTGACAATCTTAAGGTACTCCACGAACATGAATACATAATCTCTGCAACGTACTCAAGAAAGGAGGTAAAGCATGTATTCTCCGCCGGCATGAGGAGGCTGGATTCCGCAGATAACACAATCCTCTACAGCGGCAGGCCCATATTCGCGATGCATGTGGATTTTACCATTGACGGTCTTGGCCTGGAGGGGTACCTCTACCATGACCTTGATCTGGAAGCACGGGAAAGAACCAATTTCCACAGACACATCAGGGAGGTCATGGATACCATTGAGAAAACGAAGCCGAAGGAGAAGAAACCTGCCCAGATCGCACAGGTCCGGTCCATGGCGGGAGAATATTACAGATACATAAGAACCACGGTGAAGGACGGGAAGTACCATGCACAGGCAAGGAACAATGCCATATCACAGAGGGAGAACCGCATGGGCCGTTTCATGCTGGTCTACAGGGGAAATACGGTCCAATTGAGTGCCTTGATCTCTATCGGGACAAGGATCGTGTGGAGAAAGCCTTTGAGATCCTGA
- a CDS encoding MjNhaP1 → MVSQFAYEYYQISFVFILAAFAIPISRKLTIAYIPILIVLGIMFGPLLGIISNSFSIYLMSEFGTVGIGLLGIVIILYSESHHIDLRVLRRQFLPIAILDTLGITITAIIAALLFSLLTGAPLIIGFLFGAIISPTDPASLIPIFRRISVNENISGTLVGESLFNDPLGIILFTIGLAFVAPASGDVQLFSAISSHIGIYLGSVTFLLMQITVPALIGIAIGFSVIYLNKYLNFESLIVGLLLGIVILEFTIMEASGITPFPAIIATGAIVGNFNDKSIFWSREEGFQENLSFLFQSIIFLLLGSILTRSNLIDFLPMGIALALGVIFISRPIAVFSSLSVINRKFSKHPINNRVKLFMSLVGPRGVVSVVLSTIPYVLGVQEGIPILIKYGQPIYVGVSFVVIISIVLQTIYTPFIVKRLTSEGPRI, encoded by the coding sequence ATGGTGTCACAATTTGCCTATGAGTATTATCAGATTAGTTTCGTTTTCATTCTGGCAGCTTTCGCTATACCGATCTCCCGGAAACTGACGATTGCCTACATACCGATCCTTATAGTTCTGGGAATAATGTTCGGACCCTTGTTGGGGATTATAAGCAACAGTTTCTCAATATACCTGATGTCAGAGTTCGGAACGGTGGGCATCGGTTTGCTGGGCATCGTCATTATCCTTTATTCGGAGAGCCATCACATAGACTTGAGGGTCCTAAGGAGACAGTTCCTTCCCATAGCTATCCTTGATACTCTGGGCATTACCATAACGGCAATCATAGCCGCACTTCTATTCTCCCTCCTCACCGGGGCACCACTCATCATCGGGTTTCTATTTGGAGCCATAATTTCGCCAACAGACCCCGCAAGCCTGATACCAATATTCAGAAGGATCAGCGTAAATGAAAACATTTCAGGCACTCTTGTTGGGGAGAGCCTTTTCAACGATCCGCTAGGCATAATTCTCTTCACGATTGGCCTCGCCTTTGTTGCTCCAGCCTCCGGCGATGTGCAGCTCTTCTCTGCAATTTCAAGCCATATAGGCATCTATCTTGGATCAGTTACATTTTTATTGATGCAGATAACAGTTCCAGCGCTGATCGGTATTGCAATCGGATTCAGCGTAATATACCTCAACAAATACCTGAACTTTGAGAGCCTTATTGTAGGGCTGTTGTTGGGTATAGTCATACTCGAGTTCACTATAATGGAGGCTTCCGGAATAACTCCCTTCCCTGCGATAATAGCCACAGGTGCGATCGTTGGTAACTTTAATGACAAGAGTATCTTCTGGAGCAGGGAGGAAGGTTTTCAGGAAAACCTGTCATTTTTGTTTCAATCTATAATTTTTCTTCTACTTGGGAGCATACTCACCAGGTCCAATCTGATTGATTTCCTGCCAATGGGAATAGCACTGGCTCTTGGGGTAATTTTTATATCGAGACCTATTGCAGTATTCTCATCACTTTCAGTGATCAACCGCAAATTTTCAAAGCATCCCATTAACAACCGGGTGAAGCTGTTTATGTCTCTGGTCGGTCCCAGGGGAGTGGTTTCCGTCGTCCTGTCCACTATCCCATACGTGCTTGGAGTCCAGGAAGGTATCCCAATTTTGATAAAGTATGGGCAGCCCATATATGTCGGTGTTTCCTTTGTAGTAATAATATCAATAGTGCTTCAGACAATTTATACGCCATTTATAGTAAAGCGTCTCACCAGTGAAGGGCCTAGAATCTGA
- the nadE gene encoding putative NH(3)-dependent NAD(+) synthetase: MNSAQFSEPVARIRTFLNTHLSGKQAIIGISGGVDSALVLKLLSISIERKRIRALFLPDGNPAEKEADDVRDLSISTGVPIDIIDIHEILSAFSRTLKMSDTRIIGNVKSRIRMITLYYFANVSNGLVVGTTNRSEYYTGYFTKFGDGGCDIEPILHLSKTEVWDMASSLGVPDSIVTKPPSAGLWAGQTDESELGLKYPDIDKALDRLINSRGSPSNDVEKRVNELIQSSEHKRRKPESLL; the protein is encoded by the coding sequence GTGAACTCTGCACAATTTTCCGAACCGGTCGCGAGAATTAGAACTTTTCTGAACACGCACTTATCCGGAAAACAAGCAATTATAGGTATTAGCGGAGGAGTTGATAGTGCACTGGTATTGAAGCTCCTCTCAATATCAATAGAACGGAAAAGAATAAGGGCTTTGTTCCTGCCGGACGGGAATCCTGCTGAAAAAGAGGCAGATGATGTCAGGGACCTTTCGATATCAACCGGCGTTCCAATAGACATTATTGATATTCATGAAATATTATCCGCCTTTTCCAGAACACTCAAAATGAGTGATACAAGGATAATTGGCAATGTCAAATCCAGGATCAGGATGATCACCCTGTATTATTTTGCAAACGTCAGCAACGGCCTGGTAGTTGGAACCACGAACCGGAGTGAATATTATACAGGTTACTTCACGAAATTCGGCGATGGCGGTTGCGATATTGAACCAATCTTACACCTGTCGAAAACCGAAGTCTGGGACATGGCCAGTTCCCTTGGCGTACCTGACAGCATTGTCACCAAGCCACCCAGTGCGGGTCTCTGGGCTGGACAGACAGACGAGAGCGAACTAGGATTGAAATACCCGGACATAGATAAGGCACTGGACAGACTAATAAATTCCAGAGGAAGCCCTTCCAATGACGTCGAGAAAAGGGTGAATGAACTCATACAATCGTCAGAACATAAGAGGAGGAAACCGGAATCCTTGCTGTAA